In Mycolicibacterium alvei, a single window of DNA contains:
- a CDS encoding ATP-binding protein, which translates to MAEPTNQFSLSRLQVINWGVFDGYHSIPFSQHGTLITGSSGSGKSSLLDAISLAFLPSHRRNFNASGDTTAAGAGTGKRTVDKYVRGAWGERREGANRQIMYLRGTGPAWSAVSVTYSDRTGRSVTGLVLKWLAAEKTSDPGSRYYLIDADRDIFGLCNRWAANGYDAAVFRDDGWTGGRSESQYLAQLYASIGIRASEAAQQLLGKAKSLKSVGGLEQFVREFMLDEPASLSGVEEALEQINPLVEARGLLDVARRKRNTLGNIAAVQARYAEEEAKFGVIDTVDNALIRDYVDHLRLAQAGPEIDNLDDQITQLGAQRDEFGSQQRQLKNEHNSLMAQINTVTVDLVPLQQRLTEAERISEEVSRRRSGYEDKVTALGLTPPDDGEEFWSLRETLMVEADRLHRELFTGNQPYVEASAKEVRAREARESVESELERVQRLGSPLPRTEYEMRARIARALEISERDLVYVAELMELKPDESRWRLAVEKVLRGAGLRLLVPDAYMERALRFVNENDMRGRIQLQHVQHGAQLRTPPPHTLATKLQLADPTHDSAVEALNVIAAVGDYVCVDGPEEFTEQSRAVTDQGLRKDSGRLSIKDDRSRLRPSDYIFLGGTAAKVEALQDDLAAAQDVYQVARNSRERLDEHRGQLQSRERACRALCDQFMQWSDIDSDSVDEMLERLQDEHELLVSDNPDAERLQQRADECWERVEKVIQQIGSLNERETTLDRRRTALLELSEVLTERLGAGELPQHTRDTIDTYAADIALTLELLESEPYRSELSRVISRERDRLRADRNRSHDELAGIMAAYDSSFPDAIPNDSDVFDERVHDYVALCRRIDERELPDAYERMQRLITEQAPGAILNLHMIADNEARRITEQIARVNTGLGAVEFNRGTRLTLHAGTRHLAAVDELNEKAQRISSRVSLVSFGDETAMFEQYTDILQLRKLLAGNTPEDRQWTRDALDVRNRFVLYCEERDAETGEVIRTYSNSGDNSGGEQEKLMAFCLAGALSFNLASPDSNDTRPLFAQLMLDEAFSKSDPQFAQQALSAFRKFGFQLVIVSTVQNSTTIQPYIDNVVMVSKSDASAPNARPVASVTSASISEFADLRKTSGDAVPSA; encoded by the coding sequence ATGGCTGAACCGACCAACCAGTTCTCGCTCTCGCGCCTGCAGGTCATCAACTGGGGTGTGTTCGACGGGTATCACTCGATCCCGTTCAGTCAGCACGGCACGCTGATCACCGGATCCTCGGGTAGCGGCAAATCCTCACTGCTGGATGCGATCTCGCTGGCCTTTCTGCCGTCGCACCGGCGTAACTTCAACGCCTCGGGCGATACCACCGCCGCGGGCGCGGGCACCGGAAAGCGCACCGTCGACAAGTACGTCCGCGGCGCCTGGGGTGAGCGCCGGGAGGGCGCCAACCGGCAGATCATGTATCTGCGCGGGACGGGCCCGGCCTGGTCGGCGGTATCGGTCACCTATAGCGACCGCACCGGGCGCTCGGTCACCGGGCTGGTACTCAAATGGCTTGCCGCCGAGAAGACGTCGGATCCGGGCAGCCGGTACTACCTGATCGACGCCGACCGCGACATCTTCGGCCTGTGCAACCGGTGGGCGGCCAACGGTTATGACGCCGCGGTGTTCCGCGACGACGGCTGGACCGGTGGTCGCAGTGAGAGCCAGTACCTGGCGCAGCTGTACGCCAGCATCGGCATCCGTGCCTCCGAAGCCGCGCAGCAGCTTCTCGGCAAGGCGAAATCGCTGAAAAGCGTGGGTGGTCTTGAGCAGTTCGTCCGCGAGTTCATGCTCGACGAGCCGGCCAGCCTCAGCGGCGTGGAGGAGGCACTGGAGCAGATCAACCCGCTGGTCGAGGCCCGCGGGCTACTGGATGTGGCCCGGCGCAAGCGCAACACGTTGGGCAACATCGCTGCGGTGCAGGCGCGTTACGCCGAAGAGGAAGCCAAGTTCGGCGTGATCGACACGGTCGACAACGCGTTGATCCGCGACTACGTCGATCACCTGCGGTTGGCCCAGGCCGGCCCGGAGATCGACAATCTCGACGACCAGATCACTCAGCTCGGTGCCCAGCGTGACGAGTTCGGTTCACAGCAGCGCCAGCTCAAGAACGAACACAATTCGCTCATGGCGCAGATCAATACGGTCACGGTGGATCTGGTGCCGCTGCAGCAGCGTCTCACCGAGGCGGAGCGGATCAGCGAGGAGGTGTCGCGCCGGCGCAGCGGTTACGAGGACAAGGTGACCGCGCTGGGGTTGACCCCGCCGGACGACGGCGAGGAATTCTGGTCGCTGCGTGAGACTTTGATGGTCGAGGCCGACCGGCTGCATCGGGAGCTGTTCACCGGGAACCAGCCCTACGTCGAGGCGTCGGCCAAGGAGGTGCGGGCCCGCGAGGCGCGCGAGAGCGTGGAGTCCGAGCTGGAGCGGGTGCAGCGGCTGGGCTCCCCGCTGCCGCGGACCGAATACGAGATGCGGGCCCGGATCGCCCGGGCGCTCGAGATCTCCGAGCGTGACCTGGTCTATGTCGCCGAGTTGATGGAACTCAAGCCCGATGAGTCGCGGTGGCGACTGGCCGTCGAAAAGGTGTTGCGCGGGGCCGGATTGCGCTTGCTGGTTCCCGATGCCTACATGGAGCGCGCGCTGCGCTTCGTCAACGAGAACGACATGCGTGGCCGGATCCAGCTGCAGCACGTCCAGCACGGCGCACAGTTGCGCACCCCGCCACCGCATACGCTTGCCACCAAACTCCAGCTGGCCGACCCAACTCACGACAGTGCGGTGGAGGCCCTCAATGTGATTGCCGCGGTGGGCGATTACGTATGTGTCGACGGGCCGGAGGAGTTCACCGAACAGTCCCGCGCCGTCACCGATCAAGGCCTGCGCAAGGACAGCGGCCGGCTGTCGATCAAGGATGACCGGTCGCGGCTGCGCCCGTCGGACTACATCTTCCTCGGCGGTACCGCAGCCAAAGTTGAAGCCCTGCAGGATGACCTGGCTGCCGCGCAGGACGTCTACCAGGTGGCGCGCAACTCCCGTGAGCGCCTCGACGAGCACCGCGGTCAGCTGCAGTCCCGGGAGCGTGCCTGCCGGGCGTTGTGTGACCAGTTCATGCAGTGGAGCGATATCGACTCCGACTCGGTCGACGAGATGCTCGAACGGTTGCAAGACGAACACGAACTGCTGGTCTCGGACAACCCCGACGCCGAACGGCTGCAACAGCGGGCTGACGAATGCTGGGAGCGCGTCGAGAAGGTGATCCAGCAGATCGGCTCGCTCAACGAACGCGAAACCACGCTGGACCGGAGGCGGACCGCGCTGCTGGAGTTGAGCGAGGTCCTGACCGAACGGCTCGGGGCCGGCGAGCTGCCGCAGCACACTCGCGACACGATCGACACCTATGCCGCCGACATCGCGCTGACCCTCGAGTTGCTCGAATCCGAGCCGTACCGAAGCGAACTGAGCCGCGTCATCAGTCGCGAGCGGGACCGGCTGCGGGCGGACCGCAACCGGTCGCACGACGAGCTGGCCGGCATCATGGCCGCATACGACAGCTCATTCCCCGACGCCATCCCGAACGACAGCGATGTGTTCGACGAGCGGGTGCACGACTACGTGGCGTTGTGCCGTCGCATCGACGAGCGGGAGCTGCCCGATGCGTATGAGCGCATGCAACGGCTGATCACCGAGCAGGCGCCGGGCGCAATCCTGAACCTGCACATGATCGCCGACAACGAAGCGCGGCGGATCACCGAGCAGATCGCCCGCGTCAACACCGGCCTGGGTGCGGTGGAGTTCAACCGCGGCACCCGGCTGACCCTGCATGCCGGTACCCGGCATCTGGCGGCGGTCGACGAACTCAACGAGAAGGCCCAGCGCATCTCCTCGCGGGTGTCGCTGGTGAGTTTCGGCGACGAGACCGCGATGTTCGAGCAGTACACCGACATCCTGCAGTTGCGAAAGTTGTTGGCGGGCAACACGCCGGAGGATCGGCAGTGGACTCGTGACGCCCTGGATGTGCGTAACCGGTTCGTGCTGTACTGCGAGGAGCGCGATGCCGAGACCGGCGAGGTCATCCGGACCTACAGCAATTCCGGCGACAACTCCGGTGGTGAGCAGGAGAAGCTCATGGCGTTCTGCCTGGCCGGAGCGCTGAGCTTCAACCTGGCCAGCCCGGACAGCAACGACACCCGGCCGTTGTTCGCCCAGCTGATGCTCGACGAGGCGTTCTCCAAGTCGGATCCGCAGTTCGCCCAGCAGGCACTGTCGGCGTTCCGTAAGTTCGGTTTCCAGTTGGTGATCGTGTCGACCGTGCAGAACAGCACGACGATCCAGCCCTACATCGACAACGTGGTGATGGTGTCCAAGTCCGACGCGTCGGCGCCCAATGCCCGGCCCGTCGCGTCGGTCACCTCGGCGTCGATCTCCGAATTCGCCGATCTGCGAAAGACTTCAGGGGACGCGGTACCGAGCGCCTGA
- a CDS encoding methyltransferase, which yields MTPAKVPPAGLVRAVERVRHHLRRLHQRAVPPPAAMLELILGAWVAQGIAAATQLGVADALAGGPLRTDELARRVEANPDTLNRLMRALVGEGVFRRTRDGRYALNPLGATLRTDAAVSIAGMAKLVGSPQHREHWSHLADAVRTGEAVIPKLRGKEAFEYLGSEPELGALFNDAMTSISELAIAPVVAAYDFTRFGTIADVGGGHGRLLAAILQATPAARGVLYDLPQVVQGAPEMLGRYGVADRVQVVPGSFFDCVPAGVDAYVMKNIIHDWPDDKAAAILRNVRAAARPGDTLLLIEAVLPDHDREFLGRWVDMEMLVGVAARERSAAEYRKLYEQNGFRLTRVVPTASPFSAVEGVAI from the coding sequence GTGACTCCCGCCAAGGTGCCGCCCGCCGGACTGGTCCGCGCGGTCGAGCGTGTCCGCCATCACCTGCGTCGCCTGCATCAACGCGCGGTCCCGCCGCCCGCGGCCATGCTGGAGCTGATCCTGGGCGCCTGGGTCGCCCAGGGCATCGCCGCCGCCACCCAGCTCGGGGTCGCCGACGCGCTCGCCGGCGGCCCACTGCGCACCGACGAGTTGGCGCGCCGGGTCGAGGCCAACCCGGACACCCTGAACCGGCTGATGCGGGCCCTGGTCGGCGAAGGCGTCTTCCGCCGCACCCGCGACGGGCGGTACGCGCTGAACCCGCTGGGCGCGACGTTGCGCACAGACGCCGCGGTTTCGATCGCCGGGATGGCGAAACTGGTCGGCTCGCCGCAGCATCGCGAGCACTGGAGCCACCTCGCCGACGCGGTCCGCACCGGTGAGGCCGTCATCCCCAAGCTGCGCGGCAAAGAGGCGTTCGAGTACCTCGGCTCCGAACCCGAACTCGGGGCCCTCTTCAACGACGCCATGACCAGCATCTCCGAGCTGGCGATCGCCCCGGTGGTGGCGGCCTACGACTTCACCCGGTTCGGGACCATCGCCGATGTCGGTGGCGGACACGGCCGTCTTCTGGCGGCCATCCTTCAGGCCACCCCGGCAGCCCGCGGAGTGCTCTATGACCTGCCTCAGGTCGTGCAGGGGGCACCGGAAATGCTGGGCCGGTACGGGGTGGCCGACCGGGTGCAGGTGGTACCCGGATCGTTCTTCGACTGTGTTCCGGCCGGCGTCGACGCCTACGTGATGAAGAACATCATTCACGACTGGCCCGACGACAAGGCGGCGGCGATCCTGCGTAATGTGCGGGCGGCAGCCAGGCCGGGCGACACCCTGCTGCTGATCGAGGCCGTGCTCCCGGACCACGACCGGGAGTTTCTCGGCAGGTGGGTCGACATGGAGATGTTGGTCGGGGTCGCGGCACGCGAGCGTAGCGCAGCCGAGTACCGAAAGCTCTACGAGCAGAACGGGTTCCGGCTCACTCGTGTGGTGCCGACGGCATCACCGTTCAGTGCCGTGGAGGGTGTGGCGATCTAG
- a CDS encoding DUF4194 domain-containing protein: protein MTETPDPTFDTGVDFDALPSIDAVERTTDQRRAPRFDGDVSELPDRACWALQHLLSRRYISKDNHSELWAWVTRYRTEITVRLSELDLRLCISDDHDIAYVETADYESQWRRRLLRRETLNTYDSILALHLAKLMRAASRDENVLISRDEIHELFAGVNNDTDRDTASFDKRIDNAVERLTDIEMLSRNREDEDSFTISPVVNAIMTASMITELQQQFEQLKRAANGVGADDSDDVAVSERHEDEVDAHG from the coding sequence ATGACCGAGACCCCTGATCCCACGTTTGACACCGGGGTCGACTTCGATGCCCTGCCGAGCATCGACGCCGTCGAACGGACCACCGACCAGCGTCGCGCGCCGCGCTTCGACGGTGACGTCAGCGAGTTGCCCGACCGGGCCTGCTGGGCGTTGCAGCACCTGCTGTCGCGTCGGTACATCAGCAAGGACAACCACTCCGAGCTGTGGGCGTGGGTCACCCGGTACCGCACCGAAATCACCGTGCGGCTCTCGGAACTCGATCTGCGGCTGTGCATCTCGGACGATCACGACATCGCCTACGTCGAGACGGCCGACTACGAATCGCAGTGGCGGCGCCGGTTGCTACGTCGCGAGACCCTCAACACCTACGACTCGATCCTGGCACTGCACCTGGCCAAGCTCATGCGCGCTGCGTCCCGCGACGAGAACGTCCTGATCAGCCGGGACGAGATCCACGAGCTGTTCGCCGGGGTGAACAACGACACCGACCGCGACACCGCCTCGTTCGACAAGCGGATCGACAACGCGGTCGAGCGGCTCACCGATATCGAGATGCTCTCGCGCAACCGGGAGGACGAGGACAGCTTCACCATCAGCCCGGTGGTCAACGCGATCATGACGGCCTCGATGATCACCGAGCTGCAGCAGCAGTTCGAGCAGCTCAAGCGGGCCGCCAACGGTGTCGGCGCCGACGATTCCGACGACGTGGCAGTATCCGAACGGCACGAGGACGAAGTGGACGCGCATGGCTGA
- a CDS encoding 3-oxoacyl-ACP reductase — MASDLFSQVVNSGPGSFLAKQLGVPQPETLRRYRPGQPPLAGSLLIGGEGRVVEPLRAALADDYDVVSNNIGGRWADSFGGVVLDATGIADAAGLKELYQFFTPVLRNLASCARVAVIGTTPDQAGSVHAQIAQRALEGFTRSLGKELQRGATASLVYLAADAKPGATGLESTLRFILSAKSAYVDGQVYRVGAADSTPPADWDKPLAGKVAVVTGAARGIGATIAEVFARDGATVVAVDVPQAAEDLGKVAEKVGGSALTLDVTSEDAIDAIVAHVTAQHGGKVDVLVNNAGITRDKLLANMDESRWDSVIAVNLLAPQRLTEGLVASGTLSEGGRVIGLSSMAGIAGNRGQTNYAATKAGMIGLTEALAPVLAEKGITINAVAPGFIETKMTDAIPLATREVGRRLNSLFQGGKPVDVAELIAYFASPASNAVTGNTIRVCGQAMLGA, encoded by the coding sequence GTGGCTTCCGACCTGTTCTCCCAAGTGGTCAACTCCGGGCCGGGATCGTTCCTGGCCAAACAGCTGGGCGTGCCGCAGCCCGAGACCCTGCGCCGCTACCGCCCCGGGCAGCCGCCCCTGGCCGGCTCCCTGCTGATCGGCGGGGAGGGCCGCGTCGTCGAGCCGCTGCGCGCCGCCCTGGCCGACGACTACGACGTGGTCTCCAACAACATCGGCGGCCGCTGGGCCGATTCGTTCGGCGGCGTGGTGCTCGACGCCACCGGCATCGCCGACGCTGCCGGACTCAAGGAGCTCTACCAGTTCTTCACCCCGGTGCTGCGCAACCTCGCCTCGTGCGCCCGGGTGGCCGTCATCGGCACCACCCCGGATCAGGCCGGCAGTGTCCACGCCCAGATCGCGCAGCGCGCCCTGGAGGGCTTCACCCGCTCGCTGGGCAAGGAGCTGCAGCGCGGCGCCACCGCATCGCTGGTGTACCTGGCCGCCGACGCCAAGCCCGGCGCCACTGGCCTGGAGTCCACCCTCCGGTTCATCCTCTCGGCCAAGTCGGCCTACGTCGACGGGCAGGTGTACCGGGTGGGCGCCGCCGACTCGACCCCGCCGGCCGACTGGGACAAGCCGCTGGCCGGCAAGGTCGCCGTGGTCACCGGCGCGGCCCGCGGCATCGGCGCGACGATCGCCGAGGTGTTCGCGCGGGACGGCGCGACCGTGGTCGCGGTGGACGTTCCCCAGGCCGCCGAGGACCTGGGCAAGGTCGCCGAGAAGGTCGGCGGCAGCGCCCTGACGTTGGACGTCACCTCAGAAGATGCAATCGACGCCATCGTCGCCCATGTCACCGCGCAACACGGCGGCAAGGTCGACGTGCTGGTCAACAACGCCGGCATCACCCGCGACAAGCTGCTGGCCAACATGGACGAGAGCCGCTGGGATTCGGTGATCGCGGTGAATCTACTTGCCCCGCAGCGTCTCACCGAGGGCCTGGTGGCCAGTGGCACCCTCAGCGAGGGCGGCCGGGTGATCGGCCTATCCTCGATGGCCGGCATCGCCGGTAACCGCGGGCAGACCAACTACGCCGCCACCAAGGCCGGGATGATCGGGCTCACCGAAGCATTGGCCCCGGTGTTGGCGGAGAAGGGCATCACCATCAACGCCGTCGCTCCCGGCTTCATCGAGACCAAGATGACCGACGCCATCCCGCTGGCCACCCGTGAGGTCGGCCGCCGGCTGAACTCGCTGTTCCAGGGCGGCAAGCCGGTGGACGTGGCCGAGCTGATCGCCTACTTCGCCAGCCCCGCGTCGAATGCGGTCACCGGCAACACCATCCGGGTCTGCGGCCAGGCCATGCTGGGAGCCTAG
- a CDS encoding DUF3375 domain-containing protein, whose translation MPDAAGGGSSLDQLHQLNREVAESRSARLLVTNNLATYLTLMERHLDRGAKLTETELVVRLERDLADLGSETEQSGLALIKYWASQGWLHRITEPSGDTERNVCYLTYEARAVLDFARRMRREDTVATGGSITGIAAGLRRVAGQVSNDPERIRADIEAEIARLHDELDALEQGQRPEPDLVDVEDDARAIALQMEQIVSDIGQYGAMLNRITTRLLDASADTDLGYRERQRQLFDDYESLFASRESASYTAFTRMIQDPEQRAALVADIEAVTRELPHLDPGLREVMTGFFSLVSAQTAEVGRTRQRCARRIKRFVASGTLEHSRGVTRQLNEALAGAHELLSVSLADSRIGIEVPLARTDLNSIGAVAFKIRDAIPPSQAESAEGEVNLSAFSALASQVDAAELAELINGAVAAGPVSLPDAIGMLDSAYLGHVIVLWSWALKQQPTEHAESVRVRFRSLEGADREIEIPRLVFTEPIPTASESML comes from the coding sequence GTGCCTGACGCCGCCGGCGGTGGCTCGTCGCTGGACCAGCTCCACCAGCTCAACCGCGAGGTGGCCGAATCACGGTCGGCCCGGCTGCTCGTGACCAACAACCTGGCCACCTATCTCACGCTGATGGAACGCCACCTGGACCGGGGCGCCAAGCTCACCGAGACTGAGCTGGTGGTCCGGCTGGAACGCGACCTGGCCGATCTGGGCTCCGAGACTGAGCAGTCGGGCCTGGCCCTGATCAAATACTGGGCCAGCCAGGGCTGGCTGCACCGGATTACCGAGCCGTCCGGCGACACCGAACGCAACGTCTGCTACCTGACCTACGAGGCGCGGGCCGTACTGGATTTCGCCCGCCGCATGCGCCGCGAGGACACCGTCGCGACCGGCGGGTCGATCACCGGTATCGCGGCCGGGCTGCGCCGGGTGGCCGGCCAGGTCAGCAACGATCCGGAGCGTATCCGCGCCGACATCGAAGCCGAGATCGCCAGGCTGCATGACGAACTCGATGCCCTCGAGCAGGGGCAGCGGCCCGAACCCGACCTCGTCGACGTCGAGGACGACGCCCGGGCCATCGCCCTGCAGATGGAGCAGATCGTCTCCGACATCGGGCAGTACGGCGCCATGCTGAACCGCATTACCACTCGATTGTTGGATGCGTCCGCAGACACCGATCTCGGTTACCGGGAACGTCAACGCCAACTGTTCGACGATTACGAGTCACTGTTCGCCTCCCGGGAGAGTGCCTCCTACACCGCCTTCACCCGGATGATCCAGGACCCCGAGCAGCGGGCCGCCCTGGTGGCCGACATCGAGGCGGTGACCCGTGAGTTGCCGCACCTGGACCCGGGCCTGCGTGAGGTGATGACCGGGTTCTTCAGCCTGGTGTCGGCGCAGACGGCCGAGGTCGGGCGGACCCGTCAGCGCTGCGCCCGCCGGATCAAGCGTTTTGTCGCGTCCGGCACGCTGGAACACAGTCGCGGCGTCACCCGGCAGCTCAACGAGGCACTGGCAGGCGCGCACGAACTCCTCAGCGTGTCCCTGGCCGACAGTCGCATCGGCATCGAGGTTCCGCTGGCCCGCACCGATCTCAATTCGATTGGCGCCGTTGCCTTCAAGATTCGTGACGCGATCCCGCCGTCACAGGCCGAGTCCGCCGAGGGCGAGGTGAACCTGTCGGCATTCTCGGCTTTGGCGTCCCAGGTCGACGCCGCTGAGTTGGCCGAGTTGATCAACGGCGCGGTGGCGGCCGGACCGGTATCGCTGCCCGACGCGATCGGCATGCTGGACTCGGCGTATCTCGGGCATGTGATCGTGCTGTGGTCCTGGGCGCTCAAGCAGCAACCCACCGAACACGCTGAATCCGTACGGGTGCGCTTCCGGTCCCTGGAAGGTGCCGACCGCGAAATCGAGATCCCCCGACTGGTTTTCACCGAGCCGATCCCTACTGCCAGTGAGAGCATGCTATGA
- a CDS encoding acetyl-CoA C-acetyltransferase — MAPDNPTVEGKQMANNTTRRRVAVLGGNRIPFARSDGAYANASNQDMFTAALDGLIERFDLAGERLGAVIGGAVLKHSRDFNLMRECVLGSALSPYTPAFDLQQACGTGLQSAIVAANAIALGQYESAATGGVDTASDAPIAFGNDLRQVLLGLRRAKSNLDRLKLVGKLPAALGVEIPVNSEPRTGMSMGEHAAVTAKLMGVKRVDQDELAAASHRNMAAAYDSGFFDDLVTPFLGLYRDNNLRADSTPEKLAKLKPVFGVKAGDATMTAGNSTPLTDGASVALLASEDWAQAHGHEPLAYFVDGETAAVDYVNGPDGLLMAPTYAVPRLLARNGLTLQDFDFYEIHEAFASVVLATLAAWDSDEYCKERLGLKTALGSIDRAKLNVNGSSLAAGHPFAATGGRIVAQLAKQLAEKKKQTGQPVRGLISVCAAGGQGVTAILEA; from the coding sequence ATGGCCCCGGACAACCCGACAGTGGAGGGCAAACAGATGGCCAACAACACGACCCGGCGACGCGTTGCCGTTTTGGGTGGCAACAGGATTCCGTTCGCACGGTCCGACGGCGCCTACGCCAACGCCTCCAATCAGGATATGTTCACCGCCGCGCTGGACGGGCTGATCGAGCGCTTCGACCTGGCCGGAGAGCGGCTCGGTGCGGTGATCGGCGGTGCGGTACTCAAGCACAGCCGTGACTTCAACCTCATGCGTGAATGCGTGCTGGGCAGCGCGTTATCGCCCTACACACCGGCCTTTGACCTGCAGCAGGCCTGCGGCACCGGGCTGCAGTCCGCGATCGTCGCCGCCAACGCCATCGCACTGGGGCAGTACGAGTCCGCGGCCACCGGTGGCGTGGACACCGCATCGGACGCCCCGATCGCGTTCGGCAACGACCTGCGGCAGGTCCTGCTGGGCCTGCGCCGGGCGAAGTCCAACCTGGACCGGCTCAAGCTGGTCGGCAAGCTGCCGGCCGCCCTCGGCGTAGAGATCCCGGTCAACAGCGAGCCGCGCACCGGTATGTCGATGGGCGAACACGCCGCGGTGACCGCCAAGTTGATGGGCGTCAAGCGCGTCGACCAGGACGAGTTGGCCGCCGCCAGCCACCGCAACATGGCCGCCGCCTACGACAGCGGGTTCTTCGACGACCTGGTCACCCCGTTCCTCGGGCTGTACCGCGACAACAATCTGCGGGCAGATTCCACGCCGGAGAAGCTGGCCAAGCTCAAGCCGGTGTTCGGAGTCAAGGCCGGCGACGCGACCATGACCGCGGGCAACTCGACGCCGCTGACCGACGGTGCCTCGGTGGCGCTGCTGGCCAGTGAGGACTGGGCCCAGGCCCATGGACACGAACCGCTGGCCTACTTCGTCGACGGCGAAACCGCGGCCGTCGACTACGTCAACGGGCCCGACGGCCTGCTGATGGCGCCGACGTACGCGGTACCGCGACTGCTGGCCCGCAACGGATTGACCCTGCAGGACTTCGATTTCTACGAGATCCACGAGGCGTTCGCCTCGGTGGTGCTGGCCACGCTGGCGGCCTGGGACTCCGACGAGTACTGCAAGGAGCGGCTGGGTTTGAAAACGGCGCTCGGCAGCATCGACCGGGCCAAGCTCAACGTCAACGGTTCCTCGCTCGCGGCGGGTCACCCGTTCGCGGCTACCGGCGGCCGGATCGTGGCGCAGCTGGCCAAGCAGTTGGCAGAGAAAAAGAAGCAGACCGGGCAGCCGGTACGCGGACTGATCTCCGTCTGTGCGGCTGGGGGGCAGGGCGTCACGGCCATTTTGGAGGCGTAG
- a CDS encoding MaoC/PaaZ C-terminal domain-containing protein, translated as MLRAVVGALPFIPRDDTLPTRTLKVDNLPIDPANVAAYAQVTGLRFSDTLPLTYPFALTFPTVMSLVTGFDFPFAAMGSVHTENHITQYRPIRVTDAVSAAVHAENLREHRKGLLVDIVTELKVGNDTAWHQVTTFLHQQKTSLSGEPKPEPQKQPKLPPPNAVLNITPGQIRNYASIGGDHNPIHTNGLAAKLFGFPTVIAHGMFSAAAVLANIEGQLPDAVKYSVRFAKPVVLPAKAGLYVERDTDGWELTLRNLSKGYPHLTATVSPL; from the coding sequence ATGCTCCGCGCTGTCGTCGGCGCCCTGCCGTTCATCCCGCGCGACGACACCCTGCCGACCCGCACCCTCAAGGTCGACAACCTGCCTATCGACCCGGCCAACGTTGCCGCCTATGCGCAGGTAACCGGGCTGCGGTTCAGCGACACCCTGCCGCTGACCTACCCGTTCGCACTGACCTTCCCGACGGTGATGTCACTGGTCACCGGATTCGATTTCCCGTTCGCCGCCATGGGTTCGGTGCACACCGAGAATCACATCACCCAGTACCGGCCGATCAGGGTCACCGATGCCGTCAGCGCCGCTGTGCACGCGGAGAACCTGCGGGAGCACCGCAAGGGCCTGCTGGTCGACATCGTCACCGAACTCAAGGTCGGCAATGACACGGCCTGGCACCAGGTGACGACGTTCCTGCACCAGCAGAAGACCAGCCTGTCCGGTGAGCCCAAGCCGGAGCCGCAGAAGCAGCCGAAGCTGCCGCCGCCCAACGCGGTCCTGAACATCACACCCGGGCAGATCCGGAACTACGCGTCGATCGGCGGGGACCACAACCCGATCCACACCAACGGGTTGGCGGCCAAGCTGTTCGGCTTCCCCACCGTCATCGCCCACGGGATGTTCAGTGCGGCAGCGGTTCTGGCCAACATCGAGGGGCAGCTCCCCGATGCGGTGAAGTACTCGGTGCGGTTCGCCAAACCCGTGGTGCTGCCCGCCAAGGCCGGACTCTACGTCGAACGCGACACCGACGGCTGGGAGCTGACGCTGCGCAACCTGTCGAAGGGCTACCCGCACCTGACCGCGACGGTCAGCCCACTCTGA